One Arvicanthis niloticus isolate mArvNil1 chromosome 3, mArvNil1.pat.X, whole genome shotgun sequence DNA segment encodes these proteins:
- the Kctd4 gene encoding BTB/POZ domain-containing protein KCTD4 — translation MERKIIRREKEREYEGRHNNLEDAEQGKTCKSTLMTLNVGGYLYITQKQTLTKYPDTFLEGIVNGKILCPFDADGHYFIDRDGLLFRHVLNFLRNGELLLPEGFRENQLLAQEAEFFQLKGLAEEVKSRWEKEQLTPRETTFLEITDNHDRSQGLRIFCNAPDFISKIKSRIVLVSKSRLDGFPEEFSVSSNIIQFKYFIKSENGTRLVLKEDNTFVCTLETLKFEAIMMALKCGFRLLTSLDCSKGSIVHSDALHFIK, via the coding sequence ATGGAGCGTAAAATcatcagaagagaaaaggaaagggagtaTGAAGGGAGGCACAACAACCTGGAAGACGCTGAGCAAGGCAAGACCTGCAAGTCCACACTGATGACCCTCAACGTTGGTGGATATTTATACATCACTCAAAAGCAGACACTGACCAAGTACCCAGACACTTTCCTTGAAGGTATCGTAAATGGGAAAATCCTCTGTCCATTTGATGCTGATGGCCATTACTTCATAGACAGGGACGGGCTTCTCTTCAGGCATGTCCTAAACTTCCTACGAAATGGAGAACTTCTACTGCCCGAAGGATTTCGAGAAAATCAACTTCTTGCTCAAGAAGCAGAATTCTTCCAGCTTAAGGGGCTGGCGGAGGAGGTGAAATCCAGGTGGGAAAAAGAACAACTGACACCCCGAGAGACTACTTTCTTGGAAATAACAGATAATCACGATCGTTCACAAGGACTGAGAATCTTCTGTAATGCTCCTGATttcatatcaaaaataaaatctcGCATTGTTCTGGTATCCAAAAGCAGGCTGGATGGGTTTCCAGAGGAGTTCTCTGTGTCATCAAATATCATTCAATTTAAATACTTCATCAAGTCTGAGAACGGCACTCGACTTGTACTAAAGGAAGACAACACCTTTGTCTGCACCTTGGAAactcttaagtttgaggccataATGATGGCTTTAAAGTGTGGGTTTAGACTGCTGACCAGCCTGGACTGCTCCAAAGGGTCAATTGTTCACAGCGATGCACTTCATTTTATCAAGTAA